In the Bos javanicus breed banteng chromosome 4, ARS-OSU_banteng_1.0, whole genome shotgun sequence genome, aaattattttatgtgGCAAATGAAAGAATAaccttaaaggatttttttttcagatttaataTATTTGCCTGCTTTACCAACTAAGGTGATGGAGTGATAGAAACAGAGGTAGAAAATGGAGTTTGCCTCCATCTCACAGATTACAAAATAGTTAAAGCTCACAAAGGCAAGTAGGGAGCAGGAACAAACAGAGAGAGACATTGACGGAAGCAAGACTCTAACGCCAACTTAGAAGATGCAACAGGGCCACCAGTGAAACGAAAGAGCAGCGTCCTGGGACTCCACTCTGCCTCAAGGTCAGCagacagaactggacatgagtcCAGAGGAGCCAAGGGCTGCAGCTACAAACACACGTGGCTCCCCTGGCCAcctcctcctgggtctccagtCTCCTCTCCAGGCAGCCTTCCTAGTTCTCTACCTAAACCAGAAACCTAACCATGCACACCCTTGACCCCCTGCTTTAAGTAACACCTTTTGGTGCCTCTGCACAGCTTAATAACTCCCCAGCCCTTCACCTGGTCTACAGGGCCCCCACCATCAGATCTCCCTCCCTGGGACTCCCACTTCCAGACCCAGTGCCCCAGGGCACTGGCTAGGTTGTTCCTCACTCCCTTCTGTTCACCCTGCTCCCAGCCACAATGCCCTCCTCTGACCTTCACACGGTTGATCTCTTCATCATCAGGACCTGGCATGGACATCTTCCCCGAACCCTTCTCCAGATGGCCAGGAGCACTCTGGACCTCCAGCAATGACTAGTTTATGTGACTTGCTTCCCTCTGGACATTGAGTTTTTGAAGGCAATGGCTACATCTTACTCATTTTTGGGATCCCCAGCACTAGGCATGATCACCCAGTTtggcagggcaggggtgggggggcgcgTGGGCGGAAaggtggctttcctggtggctcagatggtaaagaatctgcctgcaatgcaggatacccaggtttgatccctgggtcaggaagatcccttggaggagagcatggcaacccacttcagtgatcttgcctggaaaattccatgaatagaggagcctggtgggctacagtcgatggggtctcaaagagtcagacacgactgagtgactaagacttttCCAAGGCAGGGAAGAGGGTTCAAGGCACTGTTTCTTGGTGATTTAGCATATGAGTGGGGTTTAAAGGCTGGTTCTGCCGTTTACTATCTGGGTGACTTCAAATAAGGTTTTCGAAGATACTAAGGAAAACGTATCTGATAACACTCATCTGGCAGGGCCATTGGGAAGCCTGAGTGAAACCAGGCATCTTAAAGCATTTAGCACTGCTCAACCAAGGTTGGCtgtcttttccattcctgtgggaGCCCCCACTGGGGGCCCCAACATAGCTGGTGACAATAAGCAAATCCTGTTTACCCAAGACATGTTTAATGGTAAGAATAGAGAGAAAGGTCAACTCTCGATAAAGATCAGGCTCTGGTTTTGCTGAGCAGAGCAGCACTGCCCGTTCCCCTCACTGCTTTGAGCAGCAGTGTTTCTGGATCTCTCCTGCGAGCCACAGGCAGTGCAGGATGCGTTTCTTCTCGGCAGCCAGCTCCTCTTCCGAGAACTGGCCCAGGAGTTTCTGGACAAATATATTCTGATCTTTCAGGAAAATATTCTTATTGATGCCTACGTTGGGCATATTCTCTAGGGACCCAGATCTGAAATGGAAGCTTAAGCGTCTGTTTCGCTTTAGGCCAGGTGCTTTCTCTTCAATCCAGGTCAGCGGGCTGCGGAGGCGAGAGGCACAGTGTTAATTTCACTGAGGGCACACGGATGCTTGCTGGCACCTGAGCACCCCTACTAGATCCTCCTGTGTGCCCATCTCTCCTGCAGCTGCTGCATCCCGACCTCCACCAGCCTCCCAGAGGCCACGGTGACTGTTGGCAACTCTACTGACCAATGGtccttttgtttagttttgccaCCAGGCAGGGGAATCTGTGCAATGATTTTGGTGTGAATATCAGTTCATTATTCAGGACTCTCTACCCTAGGGAGCCCTGAGGATGCAGACCTGAGGTTCTGGAGCAAACTGTTGTTCCCAAGTGTATGTGCATTTTTATGGGAAAGAATTCTTAGAGTGCTTTCATCCCATTTTCAAAGAGGTCTGTGATCCCCCGCACATGCCAGAAAAGACTAGATACTTTCTGCCTGCTCGCAAAGCATCTGCTTCCATTTCACATGTGCCCCCCAGGTCATGGCCAAGGTCAGCACTCACAAAAATCTCCAGTCCTAATGGGACAGACCCCACTTCCCTAAAGTTTCTCCTTTCTCTGGGTTTCTCTCTTCTGTGTTTATAGTAGATAATAACTGTGTTACCTGCTTAATCAGAAACAGAGAAGCCTAATTAGGCCTTTGATCTAAAGACGCTTCACTGAATAATATGAcagcaaaaatacaaaatctgCTTTAAAAAGTATTCTAAAAACAATACAGATTGATTTAAAGACttttacaagaaaaagaaaaaaaatccataattcTTTCGCCTAAATAAAAACCTTTTCAGTTTGAGACAACCCTTTCAAGTATTTGTCTATATGTATGTGGCATATAAACCCTAAGGTATAACTAATTTTTgactatgtttatttaaaaatatcatcctACAGATACTGCTATGATGATTATTTTCATCTGCATATCATGGACAACTGATTATATAAttcatttactattttattattgcCAAATATTCAAGCTCTTtccaattttaatttaatatggaTAGCCTGCATTCAAACTTTTCACACATATACAAATaagttttccttccttcttctgggAACAAAGTTTCAGGAAGTCTTAAGAGGACTTGCTTTGGCTACTTCTCTTTGCCTTCCCGTCCTTACTTCTCCTACAGGGTTGAGTCAGGGTCAAGGACAAGGCAATCTGGTCGGACGGCTGTGATATGAACAGGGAAAGGGTTCAATCCTGagacagcatcagggtcttgtctcCCATTACCATTCCTCGgattccttccccctccccccaggctgCAGTCAGGCAGGCCAAGATGGGCAGTTTAGACCAGTGTTGCTAAGGACAAAGCGGAACCTCCTTCTGTTTGTTCTCTGCCTCTAGAGGGATGGGACATAATAAAGCTACATATATAGGtatggggggacttccctggtggcccaggggttaagactctgtacttccaatgcaggggacatgggttcgacccctggttgggaaactcagggaactaaaatcctacatgttgtgcggcatggccaaaaaaaaaaaaaaaaaacagatataagGTGTGAGGTTGCAAGAAAGGGGCCCAAAAGGATCACTTGATTGTTTTGAGTGCTGCAGGAAGCTCAGGGTAAACGAACCCTCCCTTCAGCTTACAGAGACCTACACTAGAGAGTGAGTAAAatgtttaagagaaaaataagtgaagTACATAAAGGGGGAACCATGCCAACACCCACACATGCAGGGAAACATCACGAGAGATGTGGACAGAGAAACTTCCTCCTTTTGTGGTCCCACCTGCTCAAAACTTGGTTATGCTGTTTCCTgttcatatttgtgtgtgtgtgtgtgtgtgtgtgtgtgtgtgtgtgtgtatagttttggctgcaccatgcagcatatggatcttagttcctgaccagggattgaacctccaccccctgcattggaagcagggagtcttaactgCGAACCATCAGGGGGAGTCTCCCTGTACACATATTTAAAAGTGAGGACATCAGCTGTTGGGACCTTACTGTCAATTAGAGTGGAGCTAAAGGTGGccctgggtccatccatgttctggGCTTGGACAGCTCTTAGCTCTAGGCATCCCGACCCAAACCACAAGCTTGGACTCAGATGGCTCCTCTGGTCCTCTCTGGAAACCTCCGGTTGCAAATATCTGCATTCAGCAGCCTGAGCTCTGACTACCTGCAAAAATGCTTCTTACTTCTCACCTTCCATAGGAAGGTGTACACCCACAGCCACATTCCTCTAGTCAGCACGTGTCTCAAGCACAGCAGAGGTGGCAATTTCCAACAGTGTTCTAACAGGacgagggggtggggggtgcaccTGGCTCTGGTCCCAGTCCTACCAACCAGCTTCAACAAGAGGACTGAAACGTGCACTTCTTCTATAGAGGTTTGGGTTAAAAAAGCGTTTGAATGCTTATTTTTACAAAGTTTGAAAACTGCTAGTACAATGGAAAGAACACAGGCTTGGAAGTGAGTTGCACTGGGTTTTCCTGGATGATCTGGGGCCTGAGGCTAATGATACCTACTTCACTGATAGGTAAGGATGAGGTAAAGATAAGGCCTGATGATATTCCTTTTTTGTGCCCTTCCTGTGCATTGTGGAGGAGAAGGCGTGATCATTCGAGGACTGCAGACAGGCTGCTTGAGCATGATTCTCACATAatcatttattagctgtgtgcccttggcgagcttcttaacctctctgagccgcGGGTGATCATAATTTCCCAGGTGATCATAATAATGCCCATTCCAGACAGTTGGTATAAACATTATGAGAAAATTCTTGTAAAAGTGCTAGGCCCTGGCACATTGGCGAGAACTCAGTAAACGTTAGCAAATACTAGCACTTTGTGCAACAGGGCTTCAGGCAATGACCCTGGTCTCACTGGTCCTTTTACTGTGACCTTTCAAGGCTAtgcctccccacctcctcatCCCCTGCTGCAGCTCTGCTCTGTTCCACTATGTTGTTGGAAGGCGGCTCTAACTTAAGGAATTGTGTCTGCAAACAACTCGCAGAGGCTCCTAATGTTTTAAAGACTTGTTATGAAGCTTTTTATCTTGAAGGGTGGTTTGCTGGTGAAAGAGCTGCATTTCGTACCAGATGGGACCCATCATGATGTTGGTTTCCCAAATGGACCAAGAGGACTTGGTTTCGAAAAACAACACATTAAGGATATTCAAGTAAAATCTGCAAACATTTAGTGATTATTTCTGGCGTTGTGTTTTCTGTCATTTATGGATGTGCGGGTGTTTATGGAAGATGCTGGGAATCAAAGAGTATCACTACTCCCCAAATGGAAGAATTATCAGGGTGTGTAATGAACCAGGATCAAATGGAGGCTTTAGCAATGGAGGAACCAACAGACACCACCTCAGTATGATCTTATAGTCAACCTGAACATCTTTGTACTATTTTAAAGTCtcttgaacatttttaaatgaaaaaaaaaaaaagacttggtaTGGAGGATAAAGAATCAGTATTTGGGGAACATTACAACAGTATGATGTGATAAAGCTGATAAAGAGCTGGGCATGATACAGGCAAGCTGAGTACAATATTAATGGCAAGATCTAGGTGGTAGCTGTGTAGATGCTCACTGCAGAGTTCTTTCAACTTCACCAGTGCCTGCAACTTTCACAATAAAATGCTGGAATGAATGCAGGTCACAGATGTAACTGGACTTCTGCTCCTATATCTGATATTGTTCACTGCGTGGCTTAGGCAACCCGCTCATATCTGTGTGTTGTgtctgagtcgctcagtcatgtctgactctttgcgaccccagggactgtagcccaccaggctcctctgtccatgaaattctccaggcaagaatactggagtgggttgccatttccttctccagggctcccATAGGGAAAATTAGAATTGGATCCCTTAAGTCCAAGGGAGCTCCCGGGGGGCATCTTCATTACTTAAGTGTTCCTCCTCTGTAAGGCCTTCTGACTTCCAGATTGTTAAATTGTGAGCCATTCGGGGGCTCTTCTGATCTAAACATATCTAACATATCAGATCTGTATGCTTCTCTTAACCTTATGGGGCAACTAGGAGGAAGGCGTGAAGCAACATAAGTGAGATTCCAGCACCTGTCCCACTGCAGAAGCAGATGACTCTTCTGGAGTCAGGGGTGGGGGTCTAGGTCCCTGGGTCTCCCCAAATTCTCCCTCATGAACACACAAGGATGTCCTTATATTGCCCCCTCCTCACAGCTTTTCCTGACCTACCTTTTGTTCTCTGTCTCCAAGCACACGGTCATCTTCATATACTGGTCTTCCTTTCGCTCTTCCAAAGTGGCAGATACGAGAGACAGTTCCCCGAAGAGGGAGACCAGCCAGGTCAGGCGAGAGATGCCGCTGAACGCAGGGAAGCCAAACCGCTCTTCTTCCAATGGGGCAGCTGTGGGGAATCACAGACAAGGCAGGGACTGGAGGGGAAAGGCTGACAATTGGGGGGTGACAGGGAGCCAACAGATGTGGCTGGGGATCAGAACACACAACCTTGCCTCCTAGCGGGGGTGTGCGAGATGATTCTCATGGAGACTTTCAGAAAAATGTCTCCCTTTGCTCCTATTTCTGAAATTCAGTTTGctggtaaaataaaatatttcattggaaATTGCAGGTTATCTGGCTcacagggaaataaaaatgtttcaggcttctaatgtatatatgttgcgtgtatatatacacacacacacacacacacacacatatatatgtggtacacacatatacatatatattctcttaGTAACTTGAAGtaaaagaagaattaacataTTTTAGTCCTGCAAGCCTATGTTCCTATAAATATATAGCTGTGTAAATTATAAGAGGGCGAAAGAATCGTGATAGCTGTGAAGAAAACAGTAATACCTATAGACTACATCAAGAAAATTGATACAGTGGTATTTTCTTAGACTTCAATATCTATCATCTCAGGTACAACAGTACATTCCAAAGAGGATCTGGGTGAGAAACCTGGTCAAGATGTTGCTCCCCTCTGTTCCCAGTCTAAATTTTAAACATAACTTCAATTTATAAGATATCATATCTGTTACACTGATTTTTAAACCACAGATTTCTTGTAACTTGATCCTGACTTAAAACAACTCATAATCATGAGTATGTTCTAAAGAAGATCACAAGCAAATCAAATTAAAAGGTAAATAATGGCAAACCAAGACTGTAAGTTTCATAGACTACATGGTTTGAAATCACTAGGACCTAAGTGTCAAACTTACACAGGAATCACAGCTCCCTCTGGGCTGGTCACTGTCTGCTCCTGCTCTTTGCAGAGGACTGAGCAGCCGTCACAAGTCTGAGCCTGAGTCATAACTGTTGGGTCAACTTTGTGAAGCTACCCACCTCTgagcttcattaaaaaaaatctgtatgacAGGGGTAATGAATACCCACTTTATGGGATTATCCTATGAATTAATATGAAATAATGCATGTCACATACTTAGCACAATTCCTTGTGCAGATTAATGGTTATTATTTGTTGCCACAAAGCTCATTAGACGGTCATTTTAAAGGATGAAGATGGATCACAGCCTTGGAGAATGAACTTCTACAGTGGGGAAGAGAGCAGGGATGAGATAGTTAGGgtgtttgggatcaacatgtacactctgctatatttaaaatgaataaccaacaaagtcctactgtacagcactgggaactctgctcaatgttatggcagcctggatgggaggggagtttgggggagaatggatacatgtgtatgtatgactgagttcctttgctgtcccgCTGAAACTATCACACATTGTTAaatggctatactccaatataaaataaagagtttaaaacatacaaaaaggaataaaataaaggaTGAAGATGGATTCTGAAATGAGATTCCACTGTATTTTCTGGAAACTCGTGAAGAGATGAATGGTTTTCCCACTTAACAATGTCACACTTTCCTTCCTGTAATGCAAGTCCTCGGGAAACGTGGCCCAGATGCTTTAGGGTGCAGAGCTGGAGGCTCCAGCTTGTTCATTTCCTACTGCTAATGCCTTAGGGTACAGACAGATCTAAGGAGTCCGCCCAGAGGAGACTGCAGAGCTGGAAGCTCCAGGTTGTTCATTTTCTCCTGCTAATGGAGGTGCTCCCAGAAAGACCAACATAAACGGCTGAATATATAGTAGATCGGATATTCTGGCTGCAGCTAATGTTCTGATAACTTgttggaggaaggaaggggctaTGCATATTCTATTTGCTGCATAGATAAGtataaaaatattctcttctccaaggaacCTTTTTCtcagtcctttttaaaaaagagctttcACTTTTAACCTGTAGAACATAATATCCAATTTGTCAGGATTTCATGAGAGAAGCTTCTGCCTAATCGACTGGGCCAAAAGTATAAATGTGCTTCAGATTTCTAACACATATTTTACCCAAGGCCCACCAAGCAATCAAACCTCAtttgagaaaagaagcaaaatagatatttttattgtCTGTGGCTATTTGGGAAAATTAAATCAGCCTGCAGAGACTCTTTGGCAGAAATGAATCCAAGCTCACATCCTAGAGAGCAAGGAAAGAACTCAgcatccccacctcaccccaccctgccTCACCAGGGACTCATGACCTGTGATCCCACCAAGGACTGACCTGTGAAGAGGAGAGACCCTTTCAGCAGGTCCTTCCCCACCACTTCTTTCTTCAGGAATGCAAACTCCTCCATCAAGAGTTCAACATGCTCCTCATGCAAGACTTTCCCTGTCATGACAAGAATGGAGTGAAAAAGGCAGTTATCATCAACTGTGTTATTTGTAGGATATACACATGAAATAATTAGGGGATCAGCTGGGCAACTTACTCTTATATGATTCAAGAAAAAGTAGTTCTCTGTACTGTATTATATTTACTACTCTTCTGGAAGTCTGTCATTATTTCAAATAATCTTCAACAAAACAAATAGTTACAGCAACAAAAATATgagagtaagccagaaagagtcATGGATTATGAAATAAGAACTTCTTAGGAGAAAATGAAAGGGCAGCTTGCAATTCATGGACTTGAAGTCTCAACTCATTCATTTTCTCACATGTATTTCAACAGCTTTCTAAAACAACTAGTAATTTACGAAATTCTCAAGAACCATTTTGGCCTCATCTTTCAAAACAGGGTGTGTTGTCTATCTTAGAAAtaataagtgtttttaaatttggGAGGAAAATGAGAAGTAAAAATATCAAGATCCTATTTACCAGGAAGAACCACTACTAAGATATTGGTTTACTTCCCTTTTGTCATTCTGCTGtgaattatttttcatgattGTGATCATATGgtagaaacaaaattatttttagttttaaagtaTAAATGTAAATTCAGGTCATTGTAGAAAATTGAGAACACGTGAAagagcataaagaaaaaaatgaaaccactCAGAATGCTACCAGTAAATCATTGttgccttttgtttcatttggttttttttcccttgagtaaCCAGTTAATCACTGTtgccattttgtttcatttgctttttttccccctcccttaTATGTGACATGATGTTGACACTGATGTTTAAGCAATACAGGAAAGATCTCAGATCCTAGCTGAGAGATAATCGGAAAGGCAGTTTGGTAGTAGATCATCTATGTTACTGTGGGTATATATGACCGAGAGGACATGGGCACTagggaactttctggaataataaaaatgttctgtatcttgactggaGTAATCATTACATGGGTATATACTCTGTCCAAATTCATTTAACTCTGCACTTAAAATCTCTGAATTTGTCACAAGGAAATTCTATCTCAAATTACAAAAACTCAGATAATCAGATGAGCACCAGATTTATTATTCAATTTCTTCAGTGGCTTTGGTGTTAGCCTGTTCAGAGCTCCTTTTGTAGAAGAAATAAAACGTACTTCTCAGAAATTCTTGTGTCATAGGGTTCGTGATTTGTAACTAGTTTAACCACCGACACAAGTGCTAGAAAAGCTCATCTCACTTGTTATTTAAATATGTCAGATTTGGCAAGCTATCCCCTCTGATTGGTGAGGTAACAGATGGGGCTAGAGATTCATTTTATGTGTGcccatgaaaacaaaaatatgatttTCCATTCTATTTGTGATATTCAAAATGCAAACAGTACCCTTAACCAAGCAGTAGTCAACTATATGATACCCAATGCTGAAACTATTTTCTATGGCATCCTGGGTAAATATGTTGGAACAGTTATGATTCTTAGAAAACTCTTCCTTGTATGAAGATGAGATCTCCATCTCTATAATTCTACCCCCTACCAGCAGAAGCAatacaacataaatttattttctttttctatagagAGCTTTtaataatcttaattttttttcctttacattaaatatttaaatttctctaGTGATTTGTCCAAATTatgtgtaactttttaaaatttgtttttgttttggggggctatACTGTATATACAATTTAGCACCttcttaacaattttaaaaaatgtattatttcatatTACTAAAACAAATTATGCTcatgaaacatgaaaaataaagaaacatgaaaaataaagaaaaatagaaagtaaataaaatcatcCAAAATACCACTACCAAGAAATAACCACTATCAAAACAAATTGTCCACACATCTGTATTTGTTTTAAGGTGATACTACATGTAGTTCTGTAACCTGTTCTGTATTTAGTCATG is a window encoding:
- the BLVRA gene encoding biliverdin reductase A, with the translated sequence MNTEPERKFGVVVVGVGRAGSVRMRDLRNPHASSAFLNLIGFVSRRELGSIDEVPQISLEDALSSQEVEVAFICSESSSHEDYIRQFLNAGKHVLVEYPMTLSWVAAKDLWELAEQKGKVLHEEHVELLMEEFAFLKKEVVGKDLLKGSLLFTAAPLEEERFGFPAFSGISRLTWLVSLFGELSLVSATLEERKEDQYMKMTVCLETENKSPLTWIEEKAPGLKRNRRLSFHFRSGSLENMPNVGINKNIFLKDQNIFVQKLLGQFSEEELAAEKKRILHCLWLAGEIQKHCCSKQ